Part of the Niallia alba genome is shown below.
AGAAATTTTTCAGCTGGCTCGATATCTACAAAGAAAACACTAAATTTGAAACAATAAAAGCATTACGAGCTGATGATATTCGCGCCTACTTTCATTATTTAAAGGAAAAGCAATTGTCGCAAGCTACTATACGTAGGCTAGCATCTGTTCTTAGTCGATTAATGATTTATCACCAATGTATCTGCGCTCATGAAATTCACAAACTAGCTGAAGCTGCCCCATTACGTACTCTAACGGACAAAGATTTTATAACCCAAAATGAATATAGCCTACTAGCGCAAATGCTATTAACAAAAGATGCAGAAGTTACAAAAAAATCAGCTCGAAATTATCTGTTGACAAGAAATTGGACAATTGTAGCATTGTTACGAACTTTTGGTCTTACACCTTTTGATCTACATAGTATCAAGATGAAGGATTTTAACCTTGCACAAGGTGAGCTTACGCTTAGTAGAGACACAACTCGATTAATTCTTTCCCTTCCTCACGACATTATGGCAAAATTACGAGATTACTATTTTTCTATTCCAGAATCGTTTCGGCCAAAGTATTATTCCAACGATCCCGTTTTTGTCGCTTTCAACAATATTTCTTATTCCTTTCAATACGATTATGATCGACAAAAGCCAAAAGGATTGTCTGTCCGTGCAATTCAAGAAATGATTAAAGATGAAGTAAGAAGAGCTGGTTTGCGAAAAATTTCAGCTGTTAATTTCCGAAATACAGCAATTTTAGAGGAACTAGCAAACGGTGTGTGTGATGAGAACGTAATGCAGCAGTTTCATTTAACAAGTGAAGCAGCGCTAAGAAGATATAAACAATATTTACAGGAAAAAGAACAAAAATAAGTTTGACTAATAAGAAAAGCGAAGTGCACCCATTTAGTTACATTTCATGGAGGGACAGACATTTTCTGCGATAAAATAAACACGGTAACGGTCGTTGAGCTGATTTTACTTATGAAAAGGAATAGCAGGGACTTTACAAACCGATTGGAGCTTAAACTAAATACCAAATTGACTTAAGAAACCTTATATTTTCTTGTCTGTAAAAAAAGATGAACCTAAAATGAGGATCATCTTTTTTTACATTATTGCTGTGTTGCGTCATTTTCTTCCCAGTATACTTTGCTGAAAATCTCGGAAAATGCTTCAATACTGCGATTCAATTCTGCTTGTGTATTGTCTATTCCACCGACTTCTAGAAGAATAGCACGATCAGAGAAGTCCTGATTATATACCCCATTCCCTTCTTCTTTTCCTTTTAAGAATACGCCTCTAGAAATACCAGGATACTTCTTATCCAATTCTGCATGAAGCTTTTTCGCAAATTCCTGATTTTTTTCATAACCTTTGTTCGCATCACCAATAATAAAAAGCAATTTTGCATAGCTGTTTCCATCAATTGTTGCTGTAGTAGTTTTCTTTCTTGCAGAATCTCGGTGTATATCAATTAAATAGTTTAAATGTTTATTTTCACTAACTGCTGTCTCAACTACCTCTTTTGAAACCGCATAAGATGAAAAAAAGTTCCAACCTCTATCAAGAAGTTTTTGGTTAATATTTGTTTTATCTAATTGAACTCCAATTC
Proteins encoded:
- a CDS encoding tyrosine-type recombinase/integrase, whose protein sequence is MMITLPDYALDYMENLNQSGRSKLTLKQYESDLKKFFSWLDIYKENTKFETIKALRADDIRAYFHYLKEKQLSQATIRRLASVLSRLMIYHQCICAHEIHKLAEAAPLRTLTDKDFITQNEYSLLAQMLLTKDAEVTKKSARNYLLTRNWTIVALLRTFGLTPFDLHSIKMKDFNLAQGELTLSRDTTRLILSLPHDIMAKLRDYYFSIPESFRPKYYSNDPVFVAFNNISYSFQYDYDRQKPKGLSVRAIQEMIKDEVRRAGLRKISAVNFRNTAILEELANGVCDENVMQQFHLTSEAALRRYKQYLQEKEQK